The DNA window GCCTGTGAAGGGCTACAAAGCATGTGAAATGACCTATGTATCCCTGCTGCTTCTCTCCCTCCCATCGCTGACGCGTGGGCTCCACATGTCAGCTTCGTCTTCAACCCCCCGCCATCACCCACTCAGCATCGGCGGCGGCACGTACATCACCATTCCGTCCCCCGCACGGGTGAGTCCAGGCAGTCTCTTctcttcccctccctctctcccatctCCCCCGACACGGgcagggcggcggcgcgggccggCCTCCGCGGTGGCCGGCCTccgcgcggcggcggccacccTTCTCCTCGTCCACGCCCCCTCGTGCCGCATAGGCGGGGCGACAGTGGGCCCCTAGCGCGGCAGCGACGTCGACCTCAGGTTCCGCCTCTCTGTCACCGGCCATCCCTTGCAGTCCCCCTGTCTGTGCACAGTGGCGCCTCCCTGCTCCATTCGTGGCCTCTCCCAGGTGAAGCAAGATCATTCCTCTCCTCTATGTTGGTCCCATTGCAGTCTCCTCTGTTTCCCTCCTCTCATTTGTATTGCGGGTTGAGGGATTCAGGTGCTTCCCTCCATCCCCATCTCTCCATTTATTACGTACTGATGCACAGATGAATATAGATCCATTCGTTTTCTTGCAATGGAAACACCTCTGTGCCTTGGATTTACAAAAGATGTTCTTTCCCCCGAATATGCTTCTTGTTTATGATGGTACACGTGATTCTCCCCATTAATCCCTATCCCCATCTTCATATTAGTTTAGCGTATCCGTACATCTACGAATGGATAGCGCTTCTGTAAATACATGCTTTGCTCCATTTCTTCCTCCCTGAGCTTGCTTGGTCTTTGTACGGTATTCATTTTGATTTTGCCTCTGATCCCTTGAATTCATTTTCTTTGTGTACACATTTATTTTGATTATACATAGGGTCGCTGTTCTGGCAAAAAAAAAGAGCATGCCTGAATACATTGTGCTGCTCTTATAATCTTTTCAGTATATATAGGCGTGTGTCTATCATGCTGCTTTATCTATTTTATTAGGTCTGAGCGGCGCCATCACCCACATGTCGAGGACGGGATCGCTGTATGTGCCGCCGCCGATGCTGAGCGGGTGATTGCGGGGGTCGAAGACgaagctgacatgtggggccatgcGTCAGCGATAGGAGGGAGAGAAGCCGCAGGGGTACATAGGTCATTTCACATACTTTGTAGGTCTTTTCTGGCTCTCTGTCATGCTGGCGTGCTCATCTGGCGTGCCACCTCAGAAAAAAATGGTAAAAATATAGGAGGGTTACTGTTTGCGATGACAACTGTGTAGATGCGCGTGTAAAGATGACAAAAATGAGGAGTGCCATCGGTAaggatggcaaaaaaaaaaaaaaaaaagttaaaaatcccCACGTCAGCTCTCTGATACGATAGTATATCACATCCCCTCTCCTCCCCGTTACTAAACTCCCCTCCCTTCCAGTCCCTTTCAGCACCTCTACTTCAGCAGACTAGGCAACATAGATCTGAAAACTGCTAATTTACTAGGCGGCGGCAAGGGCTTCACCAGCCAGGTAATTTCCATCCGTCCTCTCTTTCAGCACCTCTGCGTAACCGTGTTCAGCATCATTGCAGCTCCCTGCTTCTAGTTTAACATATGTAGTTACTTACCATGCTTTTCTAGCAGTAGATCTTAACAGGTAGAGAAAAAAAGCGGCAGGGTTTGGTTTCTGGATGAGATATGCTTGCTCTGTTTCCGGACATCTTATTGTGATATATATGCTTTCTCTCTGTTCAAATTAGAGATATCTGCCCATGCCGCTTTTGTACATCTACTCCGCCCAACCAGTTGAGCTAACAGGAGTGGTCATATGATGCATTATTTTTCTTATGTTCTTATAGTTTCATCCTTAGCTTGATTTGCTCCCTTGGAACCAAGTTAATGCACTCATCGACTGAATCTGCATACATGACTTTGCACTCATTCTTTGCACTGCTGGTTCTCTTCCTTTCCGGTATCTTGGTATACCAATTCACTATAGAACATTGCTTAACAAAGAATGGAATCCAGTGGAGAACCGGTTGGAGAAGAAATTGGGATGCTGGCAAGGAAAGCTTCTCTTATATGGGGATAGGCTTATCCTCAAATACTCCGTTGTTACGAGTCTTCCCATGTTTATATTGTCTTTTCTAGAAATACCTAATGGGGCACGGAAAAGATTAGATTTGTATAGGTCACGCTTTTTCTAGGAATATAATTTGTAGACCTAAAGATCAAGGTGGGCTAGGTGTTGAGGTACTAGACATAAAAAATAAATGTCTACTAAGCAAATGGTTGTTTAAACTTTTGAATGAGGTGGGAGTTTGGCAGGAACTTCATAACAAGTATCTCAAAAACAAGACTTTGTCACAAGTGACAACAAAGCCCACTGATTCTCTGTTCTGGATGGGCCTAATGAGAGTCAAAAGTGACTTCTTCGATCGAGGTTCCTTTACAATAGGTAATGGTCAAAACACGCATTTCTGGGAAGACATATGGCAAGGAGATACGCCTTTGGCTCAACAGTATCCGTCCCTTTATAATATCGTGCGACGAAGAAATGTCTTGGTCCACGAGGTGCTATCATTGAATCTTTTAAATGTTGGGTTTAGAAGGGTTATGTCTACAAACAATTGGGACACATGGCTTCATTTAGTTCAGAGACTAATGTCGGTCATATTGACAAACGAACCAGATAAGTTTGCTTGGTCACTTACTCCGTCGGGATCTTTTACTGTAAAATCTTTCTACGCGGATCTGATAAATGGTCACACGTTTTTCCTACGCAAATATATTTGGAAACTAAAGGTTCCGTTAAAGATGAAGGTCTTTATGTGGTTCCTTCATTAGAAAGTTATTTTGACAAAGGATAACCTGGCATGGCGTAAATGGAATGGCTGTAAGAAATGCGTTTTCTGTGATTCTCCGGAGTCTATCAATCATTTATTTTACGCGTGTCCTTTTGCTCGTATGATTTGGAGAGTAGTCCGTCTTACTTTTACACGTGTCCTTTTGCTCTTATGTAAGTTAACCATATCTGAATGCAGATCTAGGTCGCACGTCGGCTCTCTGATATGATAGTATATCACATCCCCTCTCCTCCCCATTACTAAACTCCCCTCCCTTCCACTCCCTTTCAGCACCTCTACTTCAGCAGACTAGGCAACATAGATCTGAAAACTGCTAATTTACTAGGCGGCGGCAAGGGCTTCTCCAGCCAGGTAATTTCCATCCGTCCTCTCTTTCAGCACCTCTGCTTAACCGTGTTCAGCATCATCGCAGCTCCCTGCTTCTGGTTTAACATATGTAGTTACTTACCATGCATTTCTAGCAGTAGATCTTAACAGGTAGAGAAAAAAAGCGGCAGGGTTTGGTTTCTGGATGAGATATGCTTGCTCTGTTTCCGGACATCTTATTGTGATATATATGTTTTCTCTCTGTTCAAATTAGAGATATCTGCCCATGCATCGAATACAAACGGAGCTAGCCTACATTAGAGTCAAGTTTTCTATTTGTACTTTTGTAGAACAGAAGTTGATTTCGTTTCTGTAAATTTATGGTCCATGTCATGAGAATAATTACTTCAGTAATTGGGAAGTTAATGTTGTCTAGCAATTGGCCTCACAAGTAACGCGCGTTCTCTTGTTTCAAGCTAGGTAACTGTACGCTAGTATAAAAAGTGGGGTGTCCAATGAATCCACGAGCTAGAATTACTACAGTAAGTGACCTGCACCGCATGCTATATGATGAAGACATGAAACCCGGGGCCCTGCCATTGTCAGTTTTGTCAAAAATCACGAATAATTTCTCCCAGGAGCTGATAATTGGCAGCGGAGGCTTCGCCGAGGTTTATAAGGTACGTACAGTTAAAACTGATCAAATTTTATCTGAAACAGAGTGCACGCATGCTGAAAATAAATACGTCTTGTGGGTGCAGGGAATGGTTGAAAATGATTTCGTTGCTGTTAAGAAGATAACTGAAGAGTCTATGGACGAGAAAGAATATAAAAGAGAGCTTGAATGTCTCCTGAGCGTGAAGCATAAAAACATAGTACGATTCCTTGGATATTGTGGTGACACACAATGGGATATGAGAAGGAACAAGGGAAAATTTGTCAAGTCGAACAAAGAAAAAAGATTACTCTGCTTTGAGTATGTTCCTAACGGAGCTCTTGATGGTTGTATCAAAGGTACATCGATCATGTCCAGCCTAACATTAACTTCTTTCGATATTTACTTTTTTGTTACTTTGTTCAAGTGACAGATTAATCTCAATAAACATTTAGTTATTCTCGAGTTGTAAGTCAATGAAAGGTTCTTCTATCTAGACAACGGTCCTAGAGGTTGATTATTTTATCCAGTGAAAATATTCTAGTGGTACATCTTAGAAACTGTGTGGGACTAGCTTGACTTGTGTCAAGGGCGTTGAGGGATAGGGTAGGCGCACCCCGGCTACGTAGTTCGTAGCCGCGATCCGTGTTGGGGCGAGGTTTTACCCCTCAGCGCCAGttttgttgagagagagagaaggagagatAATTGTTCTTGCCTAATCCCAAATGATGGATTACAAGGACTCCTATAGGCCACTACCTCAACAGACTCTAACAAATCACTCCTAAATCAGAGGCCCCTTGATTGGCTCTCCTTTAATCTAGCCACTTTGTAAACCGAGCCCTGCGCTGGTGCCTGCCGCGGTGACCGCGGCGCTCGCGTCGCCCTGGCGCGCTGCTGCACGCCGCGCATCTCGGGCCCTTCTATTCCTGGCGTATgtgcggccccacatgacatctctcccctcgtcgaggagcagctcgtcctcgagctagaAGGCCGGGTACTTGGCGGTGAAGGCCTCGACGTCTTCCCATGTAGCCGATGCAGCCGACTCGCCCTTCCACTGGACAAGGACCTGGCGCACACCGCACGCCAATCGTGCCCGCACGGCCCGCTCTGGCTCTGGAACCGATGCACCATGGTGGATGGGGGGCAGTGGTGGTGGAGCATCCGGTGGCGGCCCACGGAACTTCTTGAGGAGACCGATGTGGAACACATCGTGCAGCCGAGCACGAGGCGGAAGGGCCAGGCGGACAGCGACGTCGTTGATGAGTTCGACGACGCGGTAGGGGCCGAAGTAGCGTGGCTTGAGCTTGCCGGTGACGGCCTGGCGAATGGACGAAGCTGCCCGCTGACGAAGACGAAGGAGGGCCCAATCGCCCACCTGATACGCGACATGACGGTGGAGCTTGTCGTAGTGCTTCTTCTGGACTGCCTGCTCCTGCTCTAGGCGATAGCGGATGTCCGCTAGGAACTCGTCACGCTCCTCCATGTTCCTGGCAACAGCGGCCACCCGTGTGTCCCCCGTCTCATAAGATCGGATGGTCGGAGGACCGTGCCCGTAGACGACGCGGAACAGCGTGTCCCGCAGCGAGGACTGGTAGGCTGTGTTGTAGACGTACTCCGCCCATGGCAACCAGCGCAGCCACTGTCGAGGTCGATCGTCGGTGAGGCAGCACAGGTACATGACGATGACGCGGTTGGCAGCTTCTGACTGGCCGTCGGACTGAGGGTGGAACACCAAGGTCATGTGGAGCTTGGCGCCCATCAGGTGCATGAGCTGTCGCCAGAACGTCGAGGTGAAGACTGGATCGCGGTCGGACACCATGGACTGGGGAATGCCGTGAAGCCGCACTATGTCGGTGAAGAAGGCTTGAGCGACGGACTTGGCCGAGTACGGGTGCGCCAGGGGAATGAAGTAGCAGTACTTGCTGAACCTATCCACCACCGTCAAGATGACGGACTTGCCACAGACACGTGGCAATGCCTCCACGAAGTCGAGCGCGATGTCCGTCCAGACACCCTGGAGTATGGGCAGGGGAAGTAGAAGTCCTACCGGGTGGAGGTGCTCCGATTTGTACCTCTGACATGTCACGCACGAGGTCCTGCATCAGCTGTCGCATGTTAGGAAAATGAAAGTCGCGTCGGAGGCGATGTAGTGTGCGCTGGACCCCTTCATGACCGTCCTCGTGCACGGCCACCATGATCTCCTGGACGAGCAGGGACGCCGGGGGGATGTAGAGGCGGCCGCCGAACTGGACCATGCCGTCGACGAGCGTCCATGGTGTGCCACGGGAGCCTGCACGGAGCTCGTCCCATATGGCGACGAGGGTAGGGTTGATGTCCTGCGCTTGATGGAGGCGCGTGATGAAGTCGAAACGCAGGGCGGAGATGGCGAAAATGACCCCCTCGTCCATGTCGCGGCGAGACAAGGTGTCCGCCACCACGTTCGCCGCGCCCGGCTTGTACTCGACGGAGAAGTCAAAGCCCAACAGTTTCCCCACCCAGTGGTGCTAGGGAATCATGGCGAGACGGTGATCCAATAGGTACTTGAGGCTGTAATGATCCGTCTTGATGAGGAATCGGTGTCCCCAGAGGTACGGTCTCCAGTTCCATATGGCGTGGATGAGGCCGATGAGCTCCCGCTCATAGGTGGCGAGGAAGCGATGGCGTGGCGCGACGGGGCAGCTGAAGAACGCAATCGGGTGCGCGTCCTGGATGAGCACTGCGCCGAACCCGTGCGAAGAAGCGTCACACTCCACGACGAAGTCCTTGGCGAAGTCCGACATCGCCAGGATCGGGGCCAAGGTGACTGCCACCTTGAGCACGTCGAAGGCCGCGGCTGTTGCGTCAGTCCAGGAGAACCCTTCCTTCTTGAGGAGGGCGGTCAGCGGTGCGGCGACGGAGCCGAAGTTGTGGACGAATTTGCGGTAGTACCCGGCCAAGTCGAGGAAACCGCGCACCGCCCACGCCAAATGTGGCACCGGCCAGTCATGGATGGCCTACACCTTGGCTGGATCCATGGCGACGCCCGCCTCAAAGATGACGTGGCCGAGGTACGAAACGGAGGTGACGCCGAAGGCGCACCTCGCTCGCTTGACGAAGAGATGGTGCTGGCGCAGCATGGAGAGGACGGCACGGAGGGTAGCGAAGGTGGTTGGCCCATGTCTTGCTGTATATCAAAATGTCGTCAAAGAAGACAAGGACAAACCGCCGGAGGAAGGGTCGCAAGACGTCGTTCATGAGCGCCTGGAATGTCGCTggggcgttgcacagcccgaacgACATCACCAAGAACTCGTAGAGGCCCTCGTGTGTGTGGAACGCCATCTTATGGACATCACCCGGCCGCATGCGAACTTGGTGGTACCCGGAGCGAAGGTCCATCTTGGAGAAGAATCGGGCGCCGTGGAGTTCGTTGAGCAGTTTGTCCACTACGGGAATGGGGAACACGTCCTTGACGGTGAGGGCGTTCAGGGCGCGGTAGTCAACACAAAAGCGCCAGGATCCCTCCGCCTTCCTGACGAGGAGGAACGGCGAAGAAAATGCCAACGCGCTGCTGCGGATGATGCCCTGCTCCAACATGGTGGCGCATTGCCACTCCAACTTGTCCTTGTGGGACGCAGGGTACCGGTACAGCCGGACCGCCACCGGCTGCGCGCCCGGCTTGAGGACGATGCTGTGGTCACGGGCGCACGGAGGCGGAAGCCCCTAGGGCTCAATGAAGACGTCCCCGAAGGATGCCAGCAGTTCGTCCATGAGGGACTCGCCGGCTATCGTGGTGCGGATGTCGGGCACGCTGGTCGTCGCCACGCCCGTCCAGCACACGACGCGCCCCTGATGCTGGAGGGACATCTTCCGCGTGCTGAAGTCCCAGAGCACCGGCCCCAAGGTCGCCAGCCACTGCGTGCCGAGGACCAGGTTGTACCCAGCGAGTGGCATCACAAAGAGATCAACGCGGAACGTGTCGTTGTCGATGGTGAGCGGTGCCTGCCGAATGATGCCAGGGTAGGAGACGCGCTCGCCATTCGCAACTGTCGCCGTGAGGCGTGGGCGACGCTGTAGAGGCAGCCCAGTACGGAGGGCCGCGTCCTCGACGATGAAGTTGTGCGTGGATCCCGAGTCGAGGAGAGCGGTGAAGACGGCGGCGCCCATGGCCACCTAGATCTGCATGGTGTCGCTGAAGGACACCCCAGCGATCGCGTTGAGGGAGAAGTGCGGGGTCTTCGCCCGGCGGCCTCCTCATCAACAGCGGCCCCGTCGTCGGTGTTGTCCTTGATGACGCTGTCTAGGAGGAACAGCCGCTTGCAGACCCGATTGTGCCCGCGACCGAACTTTTCATCGCAGTTGTAGCAGAGACCGAGGCAACGACGCTCCTCCTGTTCCGCCTGAGTCAACCGACCAACCAGCCGGCCCTCCACGGTGATCGTGGCCGGCGCGGCCTTGTCCGCCTTGTCCCCCGGGGGCGCCGGCAGGGCGAGTCGCGGTGCGGGCGCCGGTAGGAGCGGCTAATCGCGTGGGGGAACACGTGCCGCGGGTGCGACGTAGCTGTTCCGCAAGTCGATCTTGCGAGCGAGGCTCATGGCCGCCACCAGCGACTAGGGATTGTGGATCTCCACATCATGGCTGAGCAGTGGAAGGAGGCCAGTGGTGAACAGCTAGACGCGTTGTGCCTCGTCCAGGCGGCCCGCGCGAGGTAGCAGGGCCTGGAACCAGTCCTGGTACTCCTCCACGGTACCGGTTCGGTGGCAAGCCGCCAACTCGCTGAGGGGGTTGGATCGGAGGGGAGGCCCAAAGCATAGGTGGAGGAGCTCCTTGAAATGGCACCAGGAAGGAGTACCCTCGTCCCACTGGACTTGGTAGTACCACAGCTGGGCGCCGTCCTCGAGGTTGTACGACGCCATCTAGACTTTCTCCTCCTCCATGATTCGCTGTTGATGAAAATAAGATTCACAACGATTGATAAAGATTAGGGGATCCGACTTGCCATCGTAGCGCGGGAAGTCGAGCTTTTGGAAACGCGACAGCCGATCTTGGTGGTGCTCCTCCGACCCGGAGTGTGCGGAGGTTGACGATCCGCCCGGCGGCAGGCGCGCGGCGTCCAGGTGCTGGATGGCCTGGGCGTTGGCCTCCACGGACGACTGGAGGGTCCTGATGGACGCGACCAGGGAGTCCAAGGTCGCCTGCAAGGTAGCGTTGGCGGCGTTGTTGACGGTGTTGTCGCCCATGGCATCTACGCGAGGCAAGGGTGACAGCGCGGCGGCTGAGGGTGGTGCGGCGGCTGGGGTTGGCGAAGGGTCACGGGTTGAACTGGATCGCCTAGAACATGATACCAAGTTGTCAAGGGCGTCAAGGGATAGGGTAGGCTCACCCCGGCTACGTAGTTCATAGCCGCAATCACTGTTGGGGCGAGGTTTTACTCCTCAGCGCCCGTTTTGTTGAGAGACGGAGAAGGAGAGATAATTGTTCTTGCCTAATCCCAAATGATGGATTACAAGGACTCCTATAGGCCATCGGCTCAACAAACTCTAACAAATCACTCCTAAATCAGAGGCCCCTTGATTGACTCTCCTTTAATCTAGCCACTTTCTAAACCCAGCCCTGCGCTGGTGCCTGCCGCGGTGACCGCGGCGCCCGCGTCGCCCTGGCATGCTGCTGCACGCCGCGCATCTCGGGCCCTTCTATTCCTGGCGTATGTGCGGCCCCACATGACAACTTGTGATAACTATTTCAAAGTCGACAAATTAGAATAACAAGGCTCAGTTATCTATTTGTTGTATACTGTCAGCATGTCTTCAAAAATTCAAGGACACTAAGTATCTTAAATACTAAACGCCTCTTCTTGCATTCTATTTGTAGATCCATCCATGGGACTTCCATGGAGAAACCGGTACAGGATTATAAAAGGAATATGTGAAGGATTATCTTACCTTCACCAGAAAAGTATAGTGCACTTGGATCTTAAACCAGAAAACATACTACTGGGTGAGAACGAGGTTCCGAAAATTACTGACTTTGGTCTTTCAAGGTGCTTTAGAGAAGACAAAGCCTATGTCACTGCTACAAAAGTGGCTGGCACGTGGTAAGCTACCTACTGAAACTTTAATATATACTTTTTGTCAGCTTTAATTTGTAGTGAACTTCTCGTGTGTATGACCTGATCGGGCCATATATATTTTCATGCAGTGGATATATGGCACCCGAATTCAACAGCAAGCGAATCACCAAGAAGTTTGACTTGTACAGTCTTGGCGTTTTGATCATAGAGATAATAACGGGAAAGAAGGGGTATCATGCTGTTCAAGAGgtaagaacaaggttttgaacGTCTGGCTTAATTTCCAAGCTAAGGGCAAGTCTTGGGTTAGAAATAGCGCTGTTATCTCTTTTATTGTACTTCTAGATACCAGGAACTACATTAATGTCGTTCTCCTTTTGTTCGCATAATGCTATCATCTTTGGGAGCACATCAAGTCGTGCAAAACATAAATTGGCTATAGATGTTGTCATAATGTTTTTCTTGGTCGCTAGTTTGCTTGTTCACAAGAAACAATATGAACATGGTATCCAAAGGCGTACACATATATAGCACTACTACAAAACTACAGGTCCTACATGTAAATATAAATATACTGTTATTTGCGGAAGTAGTGCAATTTACGCTAGATCAGTTAGATCATCTGACTAGAAGCAATGAGTGCACATTCTAATGAGGGAGTAGTTGTTTGGATTGGTGTGATTGGCATGTAACCATCGAGTTCCGGGTTTATATTTTAATTTTCTATATAATGATGGAGATGTTACTGATCGATATCATAATTTGTGATCGGAACTTCCTAGGTACTTGAAAGTTGGAATAATAGGTTGGACATATCTCAACGAAACTCAGAGTGGGAACAAATAAAAGTATGCACTGAGATTGCGATACAGTGCATTGACTCTGACCCAGCGAACAGACCAGATAGCATGAAGGATATCATGGATAGGCTGGCCGAAATGGAAAATGTGCATGTAATCCCAGCTGCAGGTGGACAAAGCAAGTTGCTTGACGTTCACCCGCCCGTGCTCTACTTCCCGTTCGAATCCAACAAGGTGATTCCGTGCTCACTGCACTTAACAAACAATACGAATCAACAAGTGGCATTTAGGCTTATGGACAGGAGCAATAAGTCTGGGCCGTGCTTTGTAAGATTGCCACTGTGTGGCCTTGTGCCACCCAGGTCCACTTACACTCTCGTTCTGACAACGGAAGAGAGAAATGAGCTAGAAAGGAGAAACATCTGTATGATCCTCAAGATCACAATACTGGGAGACGAACACATCGACAAATTCCAAAGCGACACATTTTTTGAGGATGTCAAAGAGATGGGAAATGAAGTGCAGGAGGTGAAATTGATAGGTGTTCATACTACCCGACAAGAGATAATGCCGTCGAAGGTTAGAGTTACAGCTTTTTGAAATAGGGAACAAATTATGCGGATTAGTGGATTAGGCCCTTCAAAACAACAAAATGTTTGTTTCTAATGTCTGAGTTCAGAAAGGAATTATCGTTATCCAAGGTGGATTTTGTACTTTTAAGTTTTCAAGGAAATATAATTGATCGTGACCTTCAAAGACTATTACTATTTAAGTATCAATATGAAGATTGTGGGTCTCACTAAAATTAAGGTGGAATGTTCTTTAGAACAAAGATAAACAAATGACATATGAGTCCTATTATCCATTAGCCTCCCCCTTTATATTCCTTTTCCCCGTTTTTCCTTTAATTTATATGTTTGTTTTGGTGTATGGTGGCTGTTCCGGATGGCAATTACATGCATGGTCATTATTTAGCAGCCAATGTCGCCCAAAATAAAGGTATGTATTTTTATTTTCCCTTGCAATTTATTTGTACCCGTATATTGTGCAGTAAAAATAGTAATTTCGTTTGAGATG is part of the Miscanthus floridulus cultivar M001 chromosome 9, ASM1932011v1, whole genome shotgun sequence genome and encodes:
- the LOC136479971 gene encoding putative cysteine-rich receptor-like protein kinase 31, which produces MNPRARITTVSDLHRMLYDEDMKPGALPLSVLSKITNNFSQELIIGSGGFAEVYKGMVENDFVAVKKITEESMDEKEYKRELECLLSVKHKNIVRFLGYCGDTQWDMRRNKGKFVKSNKEKRLLCFEYVPNGALDGCIKDPSMGLPWRNRYRIIKGICEGLSYLHQKSIVHLDLKPENILLGENEVPKITDFGLSSFNL